The DNA sequence GGAGCCCGATGTGAACCTGCTTTACGCCAACGACCGGCGCGGCGAATATCCGCACAGCTGGTATGCCGCCACCGCCACACCGCACGCGCGTTTTTCCACGCTCAAGGGCGCGCACAAGGCAGATGTCTGCGTCATCGGCGGCGGCTATACCGGGCTTTCCGCCGCGCTGCACCTTGCCAAGGCCGGGCGCGACGTGATCCTCATCGACGCGCAGCGCGTGGGCTTCGGCGCCTCGGGGCGCAATGGCGGTCAGTTGGGCAGCGGCCAGCGGGTCGAACAGGATGCGCTGGAAAAGATGGTCGGCCCGGACCACGCCGCCCGATTGTGGCAGATGGGCGAAGAGGCCAAGGCGCTGGTCAAATCGCTGATCGCCGAGCACAGGATCGACTGTCATCTGAAACCCGGCGTAGCCTGGACCGCTTCGGACAAGAGCGACCTGAAGCATCTGCACGACTATGCGGCACACCTGCAAGACCGCTACGGCTATGACCAGATGGAAGTGCTGGATCACGACGCCTTGCAAAGCGTCTGCCCGTCCCCCGACTACGTGGGGGGCATCCTGGACATGGGCGCGGCGCACCTGCACCCGTTGAACTTTGCCCTTGGTCTGGCCCGCGCCGCCGCCGCGGCGGGCGTGCGGATATTCGAGACCTCGCCGGCCCAGCACATCGACTCCGGCAGCCCCGCTGCCGTTCAAACAGACCAGGGCCGGATCGTCGCCGATCACGTGATCCTGGCCTGCAACGGCTATCTTGGGGGGCTGGACCGCAAGGTCGCGTCACGGGTGATGCCGATCAACAACTTCATCGCCGCCACAGAACCTTTGGGCGACGGGGTCAAGGACGTGCTTCCGCGCGATGTGGCCGTCGCCGACAGCCGCTTCGTGGTGAATTATTTCCGCCTGTCGCATGACGGACGCCTGCTGTTCGGCGGCGGCGAAAGCTATGGCTACAAGTTTCCCGATGACATCGCCGCCAAGGTGCGCGGCCCCATGTCAGTGATCTTTCCGCACCTGCGCGATGTGCGGATCGACTACGCCTGGGGCGGAACGCTGGGCATCACGATGAAACGTCTGCCCTATGTGGCGCGGGTCGGGCGCAACGTGCTTTCCGCCTCGGGCTATTCGGGTCATGGGCTGGGCACCGCCACCCACGCGGGCGCGCTGATGGCACAGGCGGTGATCGGCGAC is a window from the Sulfitobacter sp. THAF37 genome containing:
- a CDS encoding FAD-binding oxidoreductase, producing MNLLYANDRRGEYPHSWYAATATPHARFSTLKGAHKADVCVIGGGYTGLSAALHLAKAGRDVILIDAQRVGFGASGRNGGQLGSGQRVEQDALEKMVGPDHAARLWQMGEEAKALVKSLIAEHRIDCHLKPGVAWTASDKSDLKHLHDYAAHLQDRYGYDQMEVLDHDALQSVCPSPDYVGGILDMGAAHLHPLNFALGLARAAAAAGVRIFETSPAQHIDSGSPAAVQTDQGRIVADHVILACNGYLGGLDRKVASRVMPINNFIAATEPLGDGVKDVLPRDVAVADSRFVVNYFRLSHDGRLLFGGGESYGYKFPDDIAAKVRGPMSVIFPHLRDVRIDYAWGGTLGITMKRLPYVARVGRNVLSASGYSGHGLGTATHAGALMAQAVIGDSDGFDTMAAIPNTPFPGGPAMRTPLLILAMSWYSLRDRLGI